One genomic region from Bacillus aquiflavi encodes:
- a CDS encoding histidine kinase N-terminal domain-containing protein, whose amino-acid sequence MTVATKEKLFDFLKEKGEELISGWEQKVLVRYDPPFSKTVIENGKKMYYILLESYYYSNDELEKKLKSLARRVAENYVTTNMNVGECAFTVNLARSILLELLNDSNLSLAEIRAALKRMNYLFDQFFIYTVTQYTDAKKKIIEEKTNYIDSTHKDRLTLLGQMTSSFIHEFRNPLTSVQGFIQLLRAEHPDMNYLNIISNELDQLNFRISQFLLLSKKELIGKEKTVFSLNEMLEEVLIFLYPSILDGKVKVMKEIEENLYLFGYADEFRQVFINIIFNAIDVLSHNCNDPTIKITATLTEGKKILVAIANNGPMIPSHLLATIFEPFVTTKKLGTGLGLFVCREIIEKHKGSLSCISEPNCTAFIIRLPAAEGKLA is encoded by the coding sequence ATGACAGTTGCTACGAAGGAAAAGCTATTTGATTTTTTAAAAGAAAAAGGAGAAGAACTGATTAGCGGTTGGGAACAAAAAGTTTTAGTGCGCTATGATCCTCCATTTAGCAAAACGGTGATCGAAAACGGTAAGAAAATGTATTATATTTTGTTAGAAAGCTATTATTACTCTAACGATGAGCTTGAAAAAAAGCTTAAAAGTCTAGCCCGTCGCGTTGCAGAAAATTATGTGACAACAAACATGAATGTAGGAGAATGTGCCTTTACTGTTAATCTTGCGAGATCAATATTACTGGAGCTTTTAAACGATTCTAATTTAAGCTTAGCTGAAATTAGAGCAGCTTTAAAGAGAATGAATTACTTATTTGATCAATTTTTTATATATACTGTTACTCAATATACAGATGCAAAAAAAAAAATTATTGAAGAGAAGACAAATTATATTGATTCGACTCATAAAGACCGGTTAACACTCCTTGGTCAAATGACTTCAAGCTTTATTCATGAGTTTCGCAACCCGCTTACATCTGTACAAGGATTTATTCAATTACTCAGAGCCGAACATCCTGATATGAATTACTTAAACATTATTTCAAATGAGCTTGATCAATTAAATTTTCGTATTTCACAGTTTCTTCTTCTTTCCAAAAAAGAACTAATCGGTAAAGAAAAAACAGTATTTTCCCTAAATGAAATGCTTGAAGAAGTGTTAATTTTTCTTTATCCAAGCATATTAGATGGCAAGGTAAAAGTCATGAAAGAAATTGAAGAGAACCTATACTTGTTTGGCTATGCCGATGAATTTAGACAAGTCTTTATAAACATTATTTTTAATGCAATCGATGTATTGAGTCATAATTGTAACGATCCAACAATTAAAATTACAGCTACACTTACTGAAGGAAAGAAAATATTAGTCGCCATTGCTAATAATGGACCGATGATTCCTAGTCATTTATTAGCGACCATTTTTGAACCGTTCGTAACAACAAAAAAGCTTGGAACAGGTTTAGGATTATTTGTTTGCCGCGAAATTATTGAAAAACATAAAGGGAGCTTAAGTTGTATTTCAGAACCAAACTGTACTGCATTTATCATTAGGCTTCCAGCCGCAGAGGGTAAACTAGCTTAA